AGAAATAGTCTTTTTGTgaatatgaaacatttctgggatattttatttcagctcatgaaacctttcgaccaacactttacatgttgcatttatatagaCCACAAGCCTGACTGTTACCCACTTTTAGAATAGATGTATTCCCCATTTGGATTGTACAGCCTACTGATGAGTTCATATGTtactggtacagccagaagaggactggccacccctcagagcctggttcctcctttctagggagtttttcctagccaatgtgcttctacatctgcattgcttgctctttgaggGTTTAAGCTGGATATATTTTAAAGCACTTTGTgaaaactgctgatgtaaaaagggcttcataaaatacatttgattgacatgtGTATCACACCAACTGATTGGTTCTTCTGATGTTCTTCACACAGgagaccatgttgagacattctctacatccagagagcaacagcaggaagatcacagagctaacaggtctcaccactgcccacattgtgaggagattttcccaattctatcaaatctaaaaatacacctaaaaatacacacaggagataaTCTGTATCCCTgtactgactgtgggaagagattcacgaCATCACAGGCTCTAACAGCTCATCAGAAagtgcacactggagagaagccatacTTCTGCTTTGTCTGTGGGGAGAGTTTCTCTCAACAGGGCCATCTAAAAACCCACCATCGAATACACACAAGAGAGAAGCCATACTCCTGCTTTGACTGTGGGGAGAGTTTCTCTCAACAGGGCCACCTAAAAACCCACCaacgaatacacacaggagagaagccttactcctgctctgactgtggaaagagtttctctcaactgggcagcttaaaaacacaccaacgtatacacacaggagagaagccttactcctgctcttacTGTGGGGAGTGTTTCTCTCAACTGGGCAACTTAAAAACACAcaaacgtatacacacaggagagaagcctttctcctgcactgactgtgggaagagcttcacaACATCACAAGCTCtgacagttcatcagagagtgcacactggagagaagccttactactgctttgaatgtggaaagagtttctcccAATTGGATATGTTAAAATGTCACCAAcgaatacatacaggagagaagccttactcctgctctgactgtggtaagagtttctctcaactgggCAACTTAGAAGcacaccaacgtatacacacaggagagaagccttactcctgctctgagtGTGGGAAGTGCTTCACAACATCAGCTGAGCTAAAGGTTCATAAAAgatcacacacaggagagaagccttacaccTGTTCTGACTGTAGAAAGAGTTTCTCCCGATTGGATATGTTAAAATGTCATCAGcgaatacatacaggagagaagccttattcctgctctgactgtggaaaaaggTTCTCCCAACTGGGCAACTTAGAAGCG
Above is a genomic segment from Oncorhynchus kisutch isolate 150728-3 unplaced genomic scaffold, Okis_V2 scaffold3945, whole genome shotgun sequence containing:
- the LOC109884134 gene encoding zinc finger protein OZF-like, which encodes MASVKLEDCSQTLELNVNIKDEEEEEKIGKSVNHGDHVETFSTSREQQQEDHRANRSHHCPHCEEIFPILSNLKIHLKIHTGDNLYPCTDCGKRFTTSQALTAHQKVHTGEKPYFCFVCGESFSQQGHLKTHHRIHTREKPYSCFDCGESFSQQGHLKTHQRIHTGEKPYSCSDCGKSFSQLGSLKTHQRIHTGEKPYSCSYCGECFSQLGNLKTHKRIHTGEKPFSCTDCGKSFTTSQALTVHQRVHTGEKPYYCFECGKSFSQLDMLKCHQRIHTGEKPYSCSDCGKSFSQLGNLEAHQRIHTGEKPYSCSECGKCFTTSAELKVHKRSHTGEKPYTCSDCRKSFSRLDMLKCHQRIHTGEKPYSCSDCGKRFSQLGNLEAHQRIHTGEKPYSCSDCGKSFSRLDTLKRHKCIHKGQKPHQFSQTS